The following coding sequences lie in one Tichowtungia aerotolerans genomic window:
- a CDS encoding phosphoribosylformylglycinamidine synthase subunit PurQ: protein MKPKILIITGYGVNCEAESAHAWELAGAEAVQVHINDLIDQPEQMRDFQGMMFIGGFSYGDHMTSGHVFALRVKHHLRTELQKFIDDEKIIMGVCNGFQTMTKIGLLPGFDNEYFEPKVALMQNDCGHFQNFWVNLKFETGSPCIFTKGLSQMPMPIRHGEGKIFTTEASVIEKIEQLGCAAVRYADEAGDPAMDFPANPNGSLNAIAGLCDPTGRIFGMMPHPEAYLFPENHPNWDKQKLDGTLPSQGLGLKLFENGVKFLMQK, encoded by the coding sequence ATGAAACCAAAAATTTTGATTATTACCGGATATGGAGTGAACTGCGAAGCGGAGTCGGCCCACGCATGGGAGCTGGCAGGCGCTGAGGCCGTACAGGTTCACATTAACGACCTGATCGATCAGCCCGAACAGATGCGCGATTTCCAGGGCATGATGTTCATCGGCGGCTTTTCTTACGGCGACCACATGACCAGCGGCCATGTGTTTGCCTTGCGCGTCAAACACCATCTGCGCACAGAGCTTCAGAAGTTTATCGATGACGAAAAAATCATCATGGGCGTCTGCAACGGGTTCCAGACCATGACCAAGATCGGTCTGCTGCCGGGGTTTGATAACGAATATTTTGAGCCGAAAGTGGCGCTCATGCAGAACGACTGCGGTCATTTCCAGAATTTCTGGGTGAACCTGAAGTTTGAAACCGGTTCTCCGTGTATCTTCACGAAGGGGCTCTCCCAGATGCCGATGCCGATTCGCCACGGCGAAGGAAAAATTTTCACTACCGAAGCATCCGTCATCGAAAAAATTGAACAACTCGGCTGTGCAGCCGTTCGCTATGCGGACGAAGCCGGAGATCCAGCCATGGATTTCCCGGCCAACCCGAACGGATCGCTCAACGCGATCGCCGGACTGTGCGACCCGACCGGTCGTATCTTCGGCATGATGCCGCATCCCGAGGCCTATCTTTTCCCCGAAAACCACCCCAACTGGGACAAACAGAAACTCGACGGTACTCTTCCTTCCCAGGGGCTGGGACTCAAACTTTTTGAGAACGGCGTGAAGTTTCTGATGCAGAAATAA
- a CDS encoding metal ABC transporter ATP-binding protein: MRTGRETEHIDTAPALRADGVSFAYHPQVPVLESVSLTVPPASLTCIIGPNGGGKSTFLRLALGLLEFQQGALSVFGAPPHRACSRIGYVPQQLKVRPDFPIRVKDVVRMGGFGRRLSALSDATGRAISQAGLQGVENRSFSELSGGQRQRVLIARALVGEPGLLVLDEPASGIDPAFERQLRELLYRLKQTIAVVVVSHDLTFIGPQTDQVVFIDRTARVLSPDRIDLNLIGQLYHRPESAQ; this comes from the coding sequence ATGCGAACCGGCCGTGAAACCGAACATATTGATACGGCCCCGGCCTTGCGGGCAGATGGGGTTTCGTTTGCCTATCATCCGCAGGTGCCGGTTCTGGAATCTGTTTCGCTGACGGTTCCGCCGGCATCGCTGACCTGCATCATCGGTCCGAACGGCGGCGGCAAGTCCACGTTTCTTCGGCTGGCGCTCGGACTGCTTGAGTTTCAGCAGGGCGCGCTGTCCGTTTTCGGCGCGCCGCCGCACCGGGCCTGCAGCCGGATCGGGTATGTGCCGCAGCAGTTGAAAGTCCGTCCGGATTTCCCGATCCGCGTAAAAGATGTTGTGCGGATGGGCGGGTTCGGGCGGCGGCTGTCGGCGCTCTCGGATGCCACGGGCCGGGCAATCAGCCAGGCCGGTCTCCAGGGGGTGGAAAACAGGTCTTTTTCCGAGCTCTCAGGCGGGCAGCGGCAGCGCGTGCTGATTGCCCGTGCGCTGGTCGGTGAACCGGGACTGCTGGTGCTCGACGAACCGGCATCCGGTATTGATCCGGCGTTTGAGCGGCAGCTGCGCGAGCTGCTGTATCGCCTGAAACAGACGATTGCTGTTGTGGTTGTTTCGCATGACCTGACCTTTATCGGCCCGCAAACCGATCAGGTTGTTTTTATTGACCGAACCGCTCGGGTCCTGTCACCGGACCGAATTGATCTCAACCTGATTGGTCAGTTGTATCACCGGCCGGAGTCTGCACAATGA
- a CDS encoding metal ABC transporter solute-binding protein, Zn/Mn family, translating to MKKNLFTVIVGISLSAQAAELNVWCGIPPLVSVVRSVGGERVEVGSLMDDRQDPHTWSPTPKAVAGVRDADLFFVVGLPYEQTVSQKLTGMNSGLRVVNAAAELDAASDPHIWLSLSNLSAMADVVERSLAQTDPAGAEIYRQNCAAYQQTLTEKDAQLKQKLNPLQGRTFYVYHPVFGYFSQEYGLKQGVVELDGKSPSPKDLLGLVNRAREEQVRVVFVQPQFSSRPAQIIADRIGGTVVPLNPLQEDPVAVIEEAATALEETYANRP from the coding sequence ATGAAAAAAAATCTGTTTACAGTCATCGTTGGAATCTCACTGTCGGCGCAGGCGGCCGAGCTGAACGTATGGTGCGGCATCCCGCCGCTCGTCTCTGTGGTTCGCTCGGTTGGCGGCGAGCGCGTGGAGGTGGGCAGCCTGATGGATGACCGCCAGGATCCGCACACGTGGTCGCCGACACCGAAAGCTGTTGCCGGGGTTCGGGATGCGGATCTGTTTTTTGTTGTCGGACTGCCGTATGAACAGACCGTTTCGCAGAAACTGACCGGAATGAATTCCGGGCTGCGCGTTGTCAACGCGGCGGCCGAACTCGATGCGGCTTCCGATCCGCACATCTGGCTTTCGCTGTCGAATCTGTCAGCCATGGCTGATGTCGTTGAGCGGTCGCTGGCACAGACCGACCCGGCAGGTGCAGAGATCTACCGGCAGAACTGCGCGGCGTATCAGCAGACGCTCACAGAAAAGGATGCGCAATTGAAACAGAAGCTGAACCCGCTGCAGGGGCGCACGTTTTATGTCTACCATCCGGTGTTCGGCTATTTTTCACAGGAGTACGGCCTGAAGCAGGGGGTGGTTGAGCTGGATGGAAAATCGCCGTCTCCGAAAGATCTGCTGGGACTGGTGAACCGGGCGCGGGAAGAACAGGTTCGCGTCGTCTTTGTTCAGCCGCAGTTCAGTTCGCGGCCGGCGCAAATCATTGCAGACCGGATCGGCGGAACCGTAGTTCCACTGAATCCGTTGCAGGAAGATCCGGTTGCCGTGATCGAAGAGGCAGCGACAGCTTTAGAGGAGACCTATGCGAACCGGCCGTGA
- a CDS encoding metal ABC transporter permease has translation MTELIHQLFVPSGILFYPLLIGLLGSISFGIIGSYTVVRHVSYAAHGISHAVLLGIGGTLFLNHFFGWSFSPVAGAVLVALAAAWIIGSSTLYASHRADSVISAVMVMGMSGGLLFLAKTPGYFEPMSVLFGDILLVSRSDAGLVGVFNLLVILTGVVFYRRLQMICFDEEFARLRGIRVEFWFVLLLSMVAITIVTMMQVIGIVLVIALLTLPVMTALRFMNRLWHVMLLSSAICAVCVLAGLALSYQLDLPSGPVIVLLAGAGYLVSLCCTACSKGMPAGRHH, from the coding sequence ATGACTGAACTGATTCATCAACTGTTTGTACCGTCCGGTATTCTGTTTTATCCGCTGCTGATTGGGCTGCTCGGAAGTATCTCGTTTGGGATCATCGGCAGCTATACGGTGGTGCGGCACGTCAGCTATGCCGCGCACGGAATCTCCCATGCCGTTTTGCTGGGAATCGGCGGAACCCTGTTTTTGAACCATTTTTTCGGATGGAGCTTTTCGCCGGTCGCCGGAGCGGTTCTGGTTGCATTGGCGGCGGCGTGGATTATTGGATCTTCCACCCTGTACGCTTCGCACCGGGCCGACTCTGTGATCAGCGCCGTCATGGTGATGGGCATGTCCGGCGGTCTGCTGTTTCTGGCGAAGACGCCCGGCTATTTTGAGCCGATGAGCGTGCTGTTCGGCGATATTCTGCTCGTCAGTCGATCCGATGCCGGGCTGGTCGGGGTGTTCAATCTGCTGGTGATTCTGACCGGTGTCGTTTTCTATAGGCGCCTGCAGATGATCTGTTTTGATGAAGAATTTGCGCGGTTGCGCGGTATTCGGGTTGAATTCTGGTTTGTGCTGCTGCTCTCGATGGTGGCGATAACGATTGTCACGATGATGCAGGTGATTGGAATCGTGCTGGTGATCGCGCTGCTGACGCTGCCGGTGATGACCGCTCTGCGGTTTATGAACCGCTTATGGCACGTCATGCTGTTGTCCTCAGCGATCTGTGCTGTCTGTGTACTGGCAGGGCTGGCTTTGAGTTATCAGCTCGATCTGCCGAGCGGCCCGGTCATTGTTTTGCTGGCCGGAGCGGGATATCTGGTCAGTCTGTGCTGCACGGCCTGTTCCAAAGGCATGCCGGCCGGCAGACATCATTAG